Within the Acidobacteriota bacterium genome, the region AACCGAAAACAGTCACAGTTCCCTGGCCATCCACTTGACTTCGCCGATCACCTCGGCCTCGCCCCATGGCTCAGGCTCCCAAGCCGGGTGATCGCTGACCAGTAGCCAGTTGCCTGAATCGTCCTGCCCGGCTCGCTTGACCACCAAGCCATCGCTCTTGCGAACCACGAAGATGTGCCCGTTCAGATGTCGTTTTCGGCTGTGGTCGACAAGGATCACGCAGTTTTCCGGCAATGTCGGCTCCATCGATTCACCCGTAACGCTGATGACGCTGCATCGGTCGGCGACAAGACCTTGCCGAGACAACCATTCGTGCCGAAAGTAGGCGTAGGCCTTCACGTCTTCGTCCAGATCCAAAGCTCCACTGCCGGCTGCCGTCCAAAGCCGTCGCACCGGTACGGGCCGGGCGCCGGGGAGTTGGCGGACCTCCGCCGTAATTCCCTTGATCGAGAGTTCTGCCGACGGCGTGGGGTCATCCGTCAGGCCGACCAGATAGTCGAGGGAGACGCCCAGCTTACGCGCGGCCTTGACGGCCCCATCCAGTAGCAGCGCCGAGTGTCCCGATTCCACATGAGAAATCATCGTCTGGTCGTAACGATCACCCAGCGCAACCGCGAGATCCACCTGCCGTAGACCGGCCCGATTGCGAGCCGCCGCCAATCGTTTTCCCAGCATGGCGGTCAATCTAACAGATTAAGATTTTTCTTGACGGATGAAACCAACTCATTTATTGTCTATCTATGAAACGAGTTCATGTCGTTCTCCGGCTCCGGGCTCGTATCGCCGCTCTGAGCGTTCCTCAACGAATGCCGGGAACTCTCCTCCGACTTCGAGAAGCGGATCACGGAGGCTGTGGATCTTCTGGAGGAAGCCGAAAGGGCGGCACGGAAAGCCCGCGATCGGGTGCTGGAAGGACACGGGGCGTGATGGCTGCCTTGGACGAACGCTGTGCCTGCGGTGAATTCGCGAAACTAATGCCCCGTCCTGATCCGCTTCGTCGCAGCCCTAAACAAGCGTGGGTCGGTCCGCCACCGAAGGTACGCCTTGGGGATGAAGTATCTCGATGAGACTCCGGAGCATTTACGAGGATCCAAAACGACCCATGCTCAGGTCGGCGACTTCCGGGATCTGAGTTCGCTTTGTGGCGGAGGCCAAGACCACGACGCTCTCGCGTGAAGGAACAGGCGTCATGATGATCGGCAAGCCGGTCGCACTGATCCAGGTGCCCAACCGGAGGCTCTTCAGTGTTGCGGCCGCTGCCCAGTACCTGGGGAAGGCCATCGGCACGGTTCGCAAACTGGCCGATCTGAACATCATCAAAGCCAGAACCGAACTGGACACCGCCGGACGGCGCCGTCGCGTCTTCGCCCTGGAGGATTTGAACGCCT harbors:
- a CDS encoding LexA family transcriptional regulator — translated: MLGKRLAAARNRAGLRQVDLAVALGDRYDQTMISHVESGHSALLLDGAVKAARKLGVSLDYLVGLTDDPTPSAELSIKGITAEVRQLPGARPVPVRRLWTAAGSGALDLDEDVKAYAYFRHEWLSRQGLVADRCSVISVTGESMEPTLPENCVILVDHSRKRHLNGHIFVVRKSDGLVVKRAGQDDSGNWLLVSDHPAWEPEPWGEAEVIGEVKWMAREL